The Ketobacter alkanivorans genome includes the window CTCAAGGCCAGAAAGGCCCTCAGGCTGAGAACATCGTTGCGATCTGATCTAGTCGTTAGATAAGATCTTCTGAAAGGCAGGCCTAGAGTCTGCCTTTTTTGCTTTGCCAAATAGGAATCAACAGCGCAACGCTTCGTATGCTTGACGAATTTCAATAAAATGCGCTGGATCACCCCCTCTGTCTGGGTGGTGCTGCCTGGCGAGAGCTTGATAACGCCGCTTGATTTCATCCATGCTCGCGCCCTGCCCCAAACCCAGAGCCTGCAAGGCATCTTGCTGCCATTTTGCTTTTTCAAAGCGATTCCAGAAACTATCCAATAACGCATCCACTTGCTCTTGAGTGGTTTCATGGTAGTGATGCCAATCAAGGTAGTACTCCGCCATCGGGTCGGCTGTTGGTAAATCGTCACTGATCATTGACGACTGGCCGCCGACCAGCAAGCGCACATCCAACGTTTCGATCTGCAGAAGCAAGCGCTCCTCCGCCCACAGAGCACGTCGCAACCGATGCAATCCATTCATGATCAGGAAGTTCTTTTTAAACAGGCTGAGCTCACCCGCGCAATCCAGAGATTCGAATACAGGGTGATCGGAAAGCTCGGTTAACAGGTGATGTACGCCGTACGGAGCCGCGCTAAGCGAGGCAAGGTTGCGCCTAAGTATGGCAAGGATATCTGGGATTAAAGGGTTCTGCTGACTCGTGTTCATTTAACAAGCCTAGCAGAACCCTTCTTTTTGGGGGATATTCGAAGAGTATTTACGCCTGTGGGCGCATATGCGGGAACAGGATAACGTCACGAATGGATGGCGAGTCGGTAAACAACATTACCAAGCGGTCGATTCCGATCCCTTCTCCCGCCGTAGGCGGCATACCATATTCCAGCGCGGCAATGTAATCCGCATCAAAGTGCATGGCTTCGTCGTCACCGGCGTCTTTTTCTTCCACCTGCTTTTTAAAACGCTCGGCCTGATCTTCCGGATCGTTCAGCTCCGAAAAACCGTTGGCAAGCTCACGGCCGCCGACAAAAAACTCAAATCGATCGGTAACAAACGGATTGTCATCACTACGACGAGCCAGGGGTGAAACCTCAGTTGGATATTCGGTGATGAACGTGGGGTTCTTCAGCCGATGCTCAACGGTTTCCTCAAAGATCTCAATTTGCAGTTTGCCCAGGCCATAGGTCGGCTTAACCGCCACACCCAGTTTTTTGCACACGGCGGTGGCTGCTTCAATGGTACTGAGATCTTCTGCTGTCAGATCAGGGTTGTATTGAAGAATGGAATCGAACACGCTGATGCGGGCAAACGGCGAACCGAAGTCGTATGTTTCGCCCTGATATTCAACATCGGTTTTACCCAGCACATCCATAGCAATAGTGCGCAACATGTCTTCGGTCAGATCCATCAGATCTTTGTAATCCGCGTATGCCTGATAGAACTCCACCATGGTGAATTCCGGATTATGACGTGTAGACAAGCCTTCGTTGCGGAAATTGCGGTTGATTTCGAATACGCGCTCAAAGCCACCCACCACCAGACGCTTCAAATACAGCTCCGGCGCGATACGCAGAAACAGCTCCATATCCAGCGAATTATGGTAGGTAGTAAAAGGGCGTGCTGTTGCACCACCAGGGATCACCTGCATCATGGGCGTTTCCACTTCAAGATACCCACGGGTGCGCAGGTAGTCACGAATGCCTTCCACCACAGCGGTGCGAACACGGAAAGTTTCCCGCACGTCTTCATTGACGATTAGATCCACGTAGCGCTGACGATACCGCAGCTCCTGATCCGCCAGCCCTTTGTGCTTATCCGGCAGCGGACGCAGGGATTTTACTAAATGATCGCACTCTTCAATATGAACATAAAGATCGCCTTTGCCAGACTTCTGCAGGGTTCCGGCCACACCGACGATGTCCCCCAGATCCCAGGTTTTTATGTCATCTAATACAGTTTGGGGCAGCGCTTTACGGTCCACATAAAGCTGAATACGGCCGGTCATATCCTGCAATACGATGAAGGCGCCGCGATTGAGCATGACCCGCCCGGCAACTTTAACGGGAATGGCCAACTCTTCCAGCTCTGGCTTGGTTTTCTCGCCATACTGCTCTTGCAGTTCGGAGCAATAATGCTCACGACGAAAGCCGTTAGGAAAGGCATTGCCTTTCTCACGTTTGCTGGCCAACTTTGCACGACGTTCGGCGATGAGTTTGTTCTCGTCCTGTTCCGCTGCTGGTTGCTTCTGTTTGTCTGTCATGGTGATGCCTTTTTCGTGGTTAAGTATGCCAAGGCAAGCTCGGCATCTTAATGCGATAGATTACAGTCCGGCCTTTAGACTGGCCTCAATAAATTGATCCAGATCCCCATCCAATACAGCGTTGGGGTTGGAGCTTTCCACTCCGGTACGCAAATCCTTAATGCGGGACTGATCCAGCACATAAGATCGGATCTGGCTGCCCCAACCGATGTCTGATTTGGCGTCTTCCATCGCTTGCTTTTCAACATTCTGCTTCTGGATTTCCATCTCATACAGTTTTGCACGCAACTGTTTCATGGCTTGATCTTTGTTCTTGTGCTGGGATCGGTCATTCTGACACTGGGTAACAATGCCGGAGGGCATATGGGTAATCCGCACCGCAGATTCGGTTCGGTTAACGTGCTGTCC containing:
- the lysS gene encoding lysine--tRNA ligase: MTDKQKQPAAEQDENKLIAERRAKLASKREKGNAFPNGFRREHYCSELQEQYGEKTKPELEELAIPVKVAGRVMLNRGAFIVLQDMTGRIQLYVDRKALPQTVLDDIKTWDLGDIVGVAGTLQKSGKGDLYVHIEECDHLVKSLRPLPDKHKGLADQELRYRQRYVDLIVNEDVRETFRVRTAVVEGIRDYLRTRGYLEVETPMMQVIPGGATARPFTTYHNSLDMELFLRIAPELYLKRLVVGGFERVFEINRNFRNEGLSTRHNPEFTMVEFYQAYADYKDLMDLTEDMLRTIAMDVLGKTDVEYQGETYDFGSPFARISVFDSILQYNPDLTAEDLSTIEAATAVCKKLGVAVKPTYGLGKLQIEIFEETVEHRLKNPTFITEYPTEVSPLARRSDDNPFVTDRFEFFVGGRELANGFSELNDPEDQAERFKKQVEEKDAGDDEAMHFDADYIAALEYGMPPTAGEGIGIDRLVMLFTDSPSIRDVILFPHMRPQA
- a CDS encoding DNA-J related domain-containing protein; the encoded protein is MNTSQQNPLIPDILAILRRNLASLSAAPYGVHHLLTELSDHPVFESLDCAGELSLFKKNFLIMNGLHRLRRALWAEERLLLQIETLDVRLLVGGQSSMISDDLPTADPMAEYYLDWHHYHETTQEQVDALLDSFWNRFEKAKWQQDALQALGLGQGASMDEIKRRYQALARQHHPDRGGDPAHFIEIRQAYEALRC